In Myripristis murdjan chromosome 9, fMyrMur1.1, whole genome shotgun sequence, the following proteins share a genomic window:
- the myo1ha gene encoding unconventional myosin-Ih, translating to MEAQSLEARMYLVVQGQLDMEGALTARDRVGIQDFVLLDETTETAFLSNLKKRFSEDLIYTYIGTLLVSVNPYKELDIYNKKQMDLYMGVNFFELPPHIYALADNAYHTMLTEFNNHFILISGESGAGKTEASKKILQYYAVSCPSTTLLDTVRDKMLMSNPVLEAFGNAKTLKNDNSSRFGKYMDIQFDSQGDAVGGHILNYLLEKSRVVHQNHGERNFHIFYQLVQGGEEDLLHQLGLERDCQHYNYLTQGECAIVSSINDKNDWKTVKNALNVINIDETDINHLFEIIASVLHLGNFHFESNSKGQAILNSNAELRWFSSLLGVNAETLRKGLTFRWIEVKKDEVLSPFTTDHAIYARDALAKAVYGRTFTWLVNKINESMENTNSTRKTVIGLLDIYGFEVFNLNSFEQFCINYCNEKLQQLFIQLTLKSEQEEYEAENIEWEPVQFFNNKIICDLVEERHRGIISILDEECLRPGDATDLTFLERLEEKMGSHPHFVTHRLADKMTRKTLERGDFRLLHYAGEVTYCVVGFLDKNNDLLYRNIKDLMRQSKNAIVRECFSSMDPDSRRRPETVATQFKSSLLKLTEILMAKEAWYVRCLKSNESKQPGKFDEALIRHQVKYLGLMEHLRVRRAGFAYRRRYDVFLQRYKPLCPATWPHWRGEPADGVEVLVQHLGYLPHEYKMGRTKIFIRHARTLFATEDAFERCKHELATRLQAKYKGYKAKGEFKKQKEAATKIETCWRGVQARKEREKRAWAVKVIKKFIKGYMTRGEAKSTDNSEYLAFVRQSYLNRLKDKLPKTVLDKTTWLTPPAVMTETSELLRKIHSRLLVRRYVRGITPQKKAQLQLKVITSNIFKGKKDSYPQSIAQPFEKTRISDQDINVKVLQMIRNEQIKYSVPVIKYDRNGFKPRPRQLILTQTAAYVVEEAKIKQRVLYTSLKGISVSNLSDGIIVFHITCEDPKQKGDLVMQCDHLFEFLTKLSAIANKQNAIKVVQGSIKIEIQAGKESAVDFTTGQEPMVYKGKNGHLMVVATRARAR from the exons ATGGAGGCCCAATCATTAGAGGCTAG GATGTACCTTGTTGTCCAGGGTCAGCTGGACATGGAAGGGGCCCTGACGGCCAGGGACCGGGTTGGGATCCAGGACTTTGTCCTTCTGGATGAGACAACAGAGACGGCCTTCCTCAGCAACCTGAAGAAACGCTTCAGTGAAGACCTCATCTAT ACGTATATTGGCACTCTGTTAGTGTCTGTCAATCCCTACAAAGAGCTGGATATCTATAACAAGAAACAAATGGATCTTTACATGGGTGTCAACTTCTTTGAGCTCCCACCACACAT CTATGCCTTGGCAGACAATGCCTACCACACCATGCTTACAGAGTTCAACAATCACTTTATCCTCATCTCTGGTGAAAGTGGAGCAGGGAAGACGGAGGCCTCTAAGAAGATCCTTCAGTACTATGCTGTCAGCTGTCCAAGCACCACTCTCCTTGACACTGTCAGGGACAAAATGCTAATGTCCAATCCTGTCCTTGAG GCTTTCGGCAATGCCAAAACACTGAAGAATGACAACTCAAGTCGGTTTGGGAAGTATATGGACATTCAGTTTGACAGCCAG GGGGATGCAGTTGGAGGTCACATCCTGAACTACCTGCTAGAGAAGTCCAGGGTTGTCCATCAGAATCACGGGGAGAGGAACTTCCACATCTTCTACCAGCTGGTGCAGGGAGGCGAGGAAGACCTGCTGCACCAGCTGGGACTGGAGAGAGACTGCCAGCATTACAACTATCTAACGCAa GGAGAGTGTGCCATTGTGTCTTCCATCAATGACAAAAATGACTGGAAGACAGTGAAAAACGCCCTGAATGTCATTAACATTGATGAGACTGACATTAAT CACTTGTTTGAGATCATTGCAAGCGTTCTCCACTTGGGAAATTTTCACTTTGAGAGCAACAGCAAAGGCCAGGCCATCTTGAACAGCAACGCAGAGCTGCGCTGGTTCTCGAGT CTGCTGGGAGTTAATGCTGAAACCCTCCGGAAAGGATTAACCTTCAGATGGATTGAAGTCAAAAAAGATGAG GTCCTGAGCCCCTTCACAACCGATCATGCCATCTATGCCAGAGATGCTTTGGCCAAAGCCGTTTATGGACGCACCTTCACCTGGCTGGTCAACAAGATCAATGAGTCTATGGAAAATACG AACTCTACAAGGAAGACTGTTATAGGGCTTCTGGACATTTATGGCTTTGAGGTTTTCAATTTAAACAG TTTTGAGCAGTTCTGTATAAACTACTGCAacgagaagctgcagcagcttttTATCCAGCTGACACTCAAGTCTGAGCAAGAGGAGTATGAAGCAGAgaatattgag TGGGAGCCGGTTCAGTTTTTCAACAACAAGATCATTTGTGACCTGGTtgaagagagacacagaggcatCATATCAATACTG GATGAGGAGTGCCTGAGGCCAGGAGACGCCACAGACCTCACCTTtctggagaggctggaggagaagaTGGGGAGCCACCCTCACTTTGTCAC GCATAGACTGGCTGACAAAATGACACGAAAGACTCTGGAGAGAGGAGATTTCCGTCTCTTGCATTACGCCGGGGAGGTCACCTACTGTGtcgtgg GTTTCCTGGATAAAAACAATGATCTTTtgtacagaaacataaaagat CTGATGCGCCAATCTAAAAATGCCATAGTCAGAGAGTGTTTCTCCTCCATGGATCCAGACAGCAGGCGACGACCAGAAACA gtggcgACCCAGTTTAAGAGCAGCCTGCTGAAGCTGACAGAGATCCTGATGGCTAAAGAGGCCTGGTACGTCCGCTGCCTCAAATCCAACGAGTCCAAGCAGCCAG gaaaaTTTGATGAAGCGCTGATCAGGCACCAGGTGAAGTACTTGGGCTTAATGGAGCACCTGAGAGTCAGACGTGCTGGTTTTGCTTATCGACGCAGATATGACGTCTTCTTACAGAG ATATAAACCCCTGTGTCCAGCCACCTGGCCCCACTGGAGAGGAGAACCTGCTGATGGAGTGGAGGTGCTGGTTCAACATCTGGGCTACTTGCCACATGAGTACAAAATGGGAAG AACCAAAATATTCATCCGTCATGCGAGGACACTTTTTGCCACGGAGGATGCTTTTGAGAGATGTAAACATGAACTGG CAACAAGGCTCCAGGCCAAATACAAAGGATACAAGGCAAAGggggaatttaaaaaacaaaaagaagctg CCACTAAGATTGAAACTTGCTGGCGAGGAGTGCAGgcaaggaaggaaagagagaagagagcctGGGCTGTAAAAGTCATTAAGAA ATTTATTAAAGGATACATGACCAGAGGAGAAGCAAAATCCACAGATAACTCTGAATACCTGGCCTTTGTGAGACAGAGTTACCTCAACAGGCTTAAAGACAAGCTGCCAAAAACAGTTCTGGATAAAACCACCTGGCTAACTCCACCGGCTGTAATGAccgag ACATCAGAGCTGCTGCGTAAGATTCACAGTCGCCTCTTGGTAAGGAGGTATGTGAGAGGAATCACTCCCCAGAAAAAAGCACAG CTTCAACTGAAGGTTATCACCAGTAACATCTTCAAGGGCAAAAAGGACAGCTACCCACAGAGCATTGCTCAGCCCTTTGAGAAGACCAGAATCA GTGATCAAGATATAAACGTCAAGGTCCTGCAGATGATTCGTAACGAGCAAATCAAG TACAGCGTCCCGGTGATTAAATATGACAGGAATGGTTTCAAGCCAAGGCCGCGACAGCTCATTCTCACCCAGACTGCTGCCTATGTCGTAGAGGAAGCCAAGATCAAACAAAGAGTGTTGTATACCTCTCTCAAAG GGATCTCAGTCAGTAACTTGTCTGATGGCATCATCGTGTTTCATATAACGTGTGAAGACCCTAAACAGAAG ggGGATCTTGTAATGCAGTGTGACCACTTGTTTGAGTTTTTGACCAAACTCAGTGCAATTGCTAACAAACAGAATGCCATCAAAGTGGTTCAGGGCAG CATCAAGATTGAAATCCAGGCAGGGAAAGAGAGTGCCGTGGACTTCACCACTGGCCAGGAGCCcatggtgtacaagggcaagaACGGGCACCTCATGGTG GTGGCCACCCGGGCCAGAGCACGGTGA
- the kctd10 gene encoding BTB/POZ domain-containing adapter for CUL3-mediated RhoA degradation protein 3 isoform X1 encodes MEEMSGESVVSSAVPAATTRTTSFKGSSPSSKYVKLNVGGALYYTTMQTLTKQDTMLKAMFSGRMEVLTDSEGWILIDRCGKHFGTILNYLRDGAVPLPDSRRETEELLAEAKYYLVQGLADECTAALQNKDAFEPFCKVPLVTSSKEEQRLIATSNKPTVKLLYNRSNNKYSYTSNSDDNMLKNIELFDKLSLRFNGRVLFIKDVIGDEICCWSFYGQGRKIAEVCCTSIVYATEKKQTKVEFPEARIYEETLNILLYESQDGRGPDNALLEATGGAAGRSHHLDEDEERERIERVRRIHIKRPDDRTHHHQ; translated from the exons ATG GAAGAGATGTCAGGAGAGAGTGTTGTGAGCTCGGCGGTGCCGGCAGCTACAACCCGGACCACTTCATTCAAGGGCTCCAGCCCCAGCTCCAAGTATGTGAAGTTGAACGTGGGTGGGGCGCTGTACTACACCACAATGCAGACACTGACCAAACAGGACACTATGCTCAAGGCCATGTTCAGTGGCAGGATGGAGGTCCTCACAGACAGTGAAG GCTGGATATTGATTGATCGCTGTGGGAAACACTTTGGAACAATTCTGAACTACCTTCGAGATGGGGCAGTGCCACTCCCCGACAGCCGACGAGAAACTGAAGAACTGCTCGCTGAGGCCAAGTATTACCTGGTCCAAGGCCTGGCTGACGAGTGTACAGCTGCTTTGCAG AACAAAGACGCTTTTGAACCATTTTGTAAAGTGCCTCTGGTGACATCATCTAAGGAAGAGCAGCGACTTATTGCGACCTCAAATAAG CCTACTGTCAAACTCCTGTATAACAGAAGCAACAACAAATACTCATACACCAG CAATTCTGACGACAACATGTTGAAAAACATTGAGCTGTTTGACAAGCTGTCACTGCGGTTCAATGGCCGTGTGCTCTTCATCAAAGATGTGATTGGGGACGAGATCTGCTGTTGGTCATTCTACGGTCAAGGCCGCAAGATTGCTGAAGTGTGCTGCACCTCTATTGTTTATGCCACCGAAAAGAAGCAGACAAAG GTTGAGTTTCCCGAGGCACGAATCTATGAGGAGACCCTCAACATCCTCCTGTATGAGTCCCAGGATGGAAGGGGTCCCGACAATGCCCTGCTTGAGGCCACAGGAGGTGCAGCGGGGCGATCCCACCAtctggatgaggatgaggagcggGAGCGCATAGAACGAGTTCGTAGGATCCACATCAAACGACCTGACGACCGtacacaccaccaccagtgA
- the kctd10 gene encoding BTB/POZ domain-containing adapter for CUL3-mediated RhoA degradation protein 3 isoform X2 produces the protein MSGESVVSSAVPAATTRTTSFKGSSPSSKYVKLNVGGALYYTTMQTLTKQDTMLKAMFSGRMEVLTDSEGWILIDRCGKHFGTILNYLRDGAVPLPDSRRETEELLAEAKYYLVQGLADECTAALQNKDAFEPFCKVPLVTSSKEEQRLIATSNKPTVKLLYNRSNNKYSYTSNSDDNMLKNIELFDKLSLRFNGRVLFIKDVIGDEICCWSFYGQGRKIAEVCCTSIVYATEKKQTKVEFPEARIYEETLNILLYESQDGRGPDNALLEATGGAAGRSHHLDEDEERERIERVRRIHIKRPDDRTHHHQ, from the exons ATGTCAGGAGAGAGTGTTGTGAGCTCGGCGGTGCCGGCAGCTACAACCCGGACCACTTCATTCAAGGGCTCCAGCCCCAGCTCCAAGTATGTGAAGTTGAACGTGGGTGGGGCGCTGTACTACACCACAATGCAGACACTGACCAAACAGGACACTATGCTCAAGGCCATGTTCAGTGGCAGGATGGAGGTCCTCACAGACAGTGAAG GCTGGATATTGATTGATCGCTGTGGGAAACACTTTGGAACAATTCTGAACTACCTTCGAGATGGGGCAGTGCCACTCCCCGACAGCCGACGAGAAACTGAAGAACTGCTCGCTGAGGCCAAGTATTACCTGGTCCAAGGCCTGGCTGACGAGTGTACAGCTGCTTTGCAG AACAAAGACGCTTTTGAACCATTTTGTAAAGTGCCTCTGGTGACATCATCTAAGGAAGAGCAGCGACTTATTGCGACCTCAAATAAG CCTACTGTCAAACTCCTGTATAACAGAAGCAACAACAAATACTCATACACCAG CAATTCTGACGACAACATGTTGAAAAACATTGAGCTGTTTGACAAGCTGTCACTGCGGTTCAATGGCCGTGTGCTCTTCATCAAAGATGTGATTGGGGACGAGATCTGCTGTTGGTCATTCTACGGTCAAGGCCGCAAGATTGCTGAAGTGTGCTGCACCTCTATTGTTTATGCCACCGAAAAGAAGCAGACAAAG GTTGAGTTTCCCGAGGCACGAATCTATGAGGAGACCCTCAACATCCTCCTGTATGAGTCCCAGGATGGAAGGGGTCCCGACAATGCCCTGCTTGAGGCCACAGGAGGTGCAGCGGGGCGATCCCACCAtctggatgaggatgaggagcggGAGCGCATAGAACGAGTTCGTAGGATCCACATCAAACGACCTGACGACCGtacacaccaccaccagtgA
- the ube3b gene encoding ubiquitin-protein ligase E3B: MFSAAQSSKSEFLDKARQAREERKGQKEKERAAIQIQALVRRFLCRCRLQKQIRKEVDDYFQASETGTSKRNALSIFKLARKLLFIYCKDDKLRFEKLCRAILGSMDVENEPKVWYVSLALSKDLTIPWLKQIKDVLWISCQLLKNLKPDILQDSKLVTLYLTMLVTFTDTSTWRIVRGKGEALRPALTRICENIMGHLNQKGFYSILQILLTNGLARSRPSLSKGTLTAIFTLSLRPVVAAHFSDNLLRSFLIHIMSVPAVVYHLSVLTPECMASIQTHDLLRKFILFLSREEQCLDICVCLEGSHTLCLLGNLIHLGYLNDKVLEEEANHFVKDLTDMLSYCQRYVSQKKSNLTHWHPVLGWFSQTVDYGLNESMPLVTKQLQYLWGVPVIRTLFSDVLSKKLESQEPTPPPQQPSTSQNNIPVKNLFKRAFQKSASVRNILKPVGGKRVDSAEVQKVCSICVLYQTALSTLTQIRLQILTGLTHLDDLLPKLWAFICELGPQGGLKLFMECLNNDTEESKQLLAMLMLFCDCSRHLITILDDIEVYEEQTSFKIEELITISSFLNTFVYKMIWDGILENAKGEKLELFHSVHGWLMVLYERDCRRRFSPDDHWLRKDLKPSLLFQELEKGKKRAQLLLQYIPHVIPHKNRVLLFRNIVTKEKESLGLVETSSASPHVTHITIRRSRMLEDGYDQLRRLPVNSIKGVIRVKFVNDLGVDEAGIDQDGVFKEFLEEIIKKVFNPALNLFKTTSGNERLYPSPTSYIHENHLQLFEFVGKMLGKAMYEGIVVDVPFASFFLSQVLGHHHSTFYSSIDELPSLDSEFYKNLTSIKRYDGDVGDLGLTLSYDEDVMGQLVCHELIPGGKTMPVTNENKISYIHLMAHFRMHTQIKEQTTAFIRGFRSIINPEWLHMFSTPEVQRLVSGDNAEIDLDDLKKHTVYYGGFHSSHRVIIWLWDILSSDFNAEERAMFLKFVTSCSRPPLLGFAYLKPPFSIRCVEVSDDQDTGDTLGSVLRGFFTIRKKEPGGRLPTSSTCFNLLKLPNYSKKSILRDKLRYAISMNTGFELS; encoded by the exons ATGTTTAGTGCAGCTCAAAGTTCAAAGTCAGAGTTCCTGGACAAAGCCAGGCAggcgagggaggagaggaaaggacaaaaggagaaggagagagcagcAATCCAGATCCAAGCTCTGGTCAGGAGGTTTCTCTGTCGCTGCAGACTCCAGAAGCAAATAAG GAAAGAGGTTGATGACTATTTTCAAGCCTCTGAAACTGGGACATCAAAAAGGAATGcactgtcaattttcaaacttgCTCGGAAATTATTGTTCATTTATTGCAAAGATGATAAATTG AGGTTTGAGAAGCTTTGTCGCGCCATACTTGGCAGCATGGATGTTGAAAATGAACCTAAA GTCTGGTATGTATCCCTGGCTCTTTCCAAAGACCTCACCATTCCCTGGCTCAAACAGATTAAAGATGTTCTGTGGATTTCCTGTCAGCTGCTGAAAAACTTAAAG CCGGACATACTTCAGGATAGTAAATTGGTAACACTGTACCTTACCATGCTGGTGACTTTCACGGACACTTCAACTTGGAGGATAGTCCGAGGGAAAG GAGAGGCTCTCAGACCAGCATTGACCAGGATTTGTGAGAATATCATGGGGCATCTCAACCAGAAGGGATTCTACTCTATACTACAG ATCTTGCTGACCAATGGCTTGGCGCGCTCCAGACCTTCTCTGTCAAAGGGCACTTTAACAGCAATATTCACTTTGTCATTAAG gcCAGTCGTTGCTGCTCACTTCTCCGATAACCTACTGAGATCATTCCTCATTCACATCATGTCAGTTCCAGCAGTTGTATACCACCTCAGTGTGCTAACACCAGAG TGTATGGCCTCCATTCAGACTCATGACCTGCTGCGGAagttcattctttttcttaGCCGTGAGGAGCAGTGTCttgacatctgtgtgtgtttagaggGGAGCCACACACTCTGCTTACTGg GCAACCTGATTCATCTGGGCTACCTTAATGACAAAGTCCTAGAAGAAGAGGCCAACCATTTTGTGAAGGACCTGACCGACATGCTGTCCTACTGCCAGAGATATGTGTCCCAAAAGAAATCCAACCTCACCCACTGGCACCCAGTCCTGGGCTGGTTCTCCCAAACTGTAGACTACGG TTTGAATGAGTCCATGCCGCTGGTCACTAAACAGCTGCAGTACCTGTGGGGTGTTCCTGTCATTCGGACGCTCTTCAGTGATGTCCTCTCTAAAAAGTTGGAGAGCCAGGAGCCGACTCCTCCACCCCAGCAGCCTAGCACATCACAAAACAACATACCAGTTAAAA ATCTCTTCAAGCGCGCGTTTCAGAAGTCTGCGTCTGTGCGCAACATCCTGAAGCCAGTAGGAGGGAAGCGGGTGGACTCAGCTGAAGTTCAGAAGGTCTGCAGCATCTGTGTGCTGTACCAGACTGCACTCTCCACACTGACGCAAATACGACTTCAGATACTCACTG GTCTGACACACCTTGATGACCTGCTTCCCAAACTCTGGGCCTTCATCTGTGAGCTTGGTCCCCAGGGAGGCCTGAAACTTTTTATGGAGTGCCTGAATAATGACACAGAGGAGTCCAAGCAACTTCTGGCCATGCTCATGCTCTTCTGTGACTGCTCACGGCACCTCATCAC AATTCTGGATGACATTGAGGTCTATGAAGAGCAGACCTCTTTCAAGATAGAAGAACTCATCACCATCTCCTCATTTCTGAACACATTTGTGTACAAGATGATATGGGATGGCATCTTAG AAAATGCCAAGGGAGAGAAACTGGAGCTGTTTCACAGTGTTCATGGCTGGCTGATGGTGCTCTATGAGCGAGACTGCAGGCGAAGATTCTCCCCTGATGACCACTGGCTGCGCAA GGACCTGAAGCCCAGCCTGTTGTTCCaagagctggagaaaggcaagaaaAGAGCCCAGCTTTTACTGCAGTACATCCCTCATGTCattccacacaaaaat AGGGTGCTGCTTTTCAGGAATATAGTaacaaaggaaaaggagagcTTAGGATTGGTGGAAACAAGCTCTGCTTCACCACATGTCACTCACATTACCATTCGCCGCTCACGGATGTTAGAG GATGGATATGACCAGCTTCGCCGGTTGCCAGTAAATTCTATTAAAGGTGTCATCCGTGTGAAGTTTGTTAATGACCTGGGAGTGGATGAGGCAGGTATTGATCAGGATGGCGTCTTCAAAGAGTTTCTAGAGGAGATTATTAAGAAAGTCTTCAACCCTGCTCTCAACCTCTTCAAG aCTACAAGTGGAAATGAAAGGCTATATCCTTCCCCCACATCTTACATCCACGAGAACCATCTGCAGCTCTTTGAGTTTGTGGGAAAGATGCTCGGGAAAGCCATGTATGAG GGTATTGTTGTGGATGTCCCTTTCGCCTCCTTCTTCCTCAGTCAAGTCTTGGGTCACCACCACAGCACTTTCTACAGCTCCATAGATGAGCTGCCCTCACTGGACTCTGAGTTTTACAAGAATCTCACCTCCATCAAG cgCTATGATGGTGATGTAGGGGATCTAGGACTGACTTTGTCCTATGATGAGGATGTCATGGGGCAG CTGGTCTGTCATGAGTTGATTCCTGGAGGGAAGACCATGCCAGTCACTAATGAAAACAA GATCAGTTACATCCACCTCATGGCTCACTTCAGGATGCACACGCAGATTAAGGAGCAAACCACTGCGTTTATCCGGGGCTTCCGCAGCATCATCAACCCAGAATGGTTGCACATGTTTTCCACTCCTGAGGTTCAGCGCCTTGTGTCAGGGGACAATGCAGAGATTGATCTAGATGACCTCAA GAAGCACACAGTGTACTATGGaggttttcacagcagccatcgGGTCATCATATGGCTGTGGGACATCCTGTCCAGTGACTTCAATGCTGAAGAGAGGGCTATGTTCCTCAAA TTTGTTACCAGCTGCTCAAGGCCGCCTCTTCTAGGTTTCGCCTACCTCAAACCACCTTTTTCCATTCGTTGTGTGGAGGTCTCAGATGATCAG GACACTGGAGACACCCTTGGCAGTGTCCTTAGGGGCTTTTTCACTATTCGCAAGAAGGAGCCTGGTGGACGTCTCCCCACTTCATCCACGTGCTTCAACCTGCTCAAACTGCCCAACTACAGCAAGAAGAGCATCTTGCGTGACAAGCTACGCTATGCGATCAGTATGAACACAGGATTTGAGCTCTCTTAA